The following proteins are co-located in the Silene latifolia isolate original U9 population chromosome 1, ASM4854445v1, whole genome shotgun sequence genome:
- the LOC141606864 gene encoding binding partner of ACD11 1 isoform X1, with product MQQSKTVKVDNLSDLATQREIYDFFSFSGDIEHIEICSESGQSKTAFVTFTEEKALEIALLLSGATLVDRIVTISLAENYVVKPEMEVKIVENASRTADAEDTSLNAEFKSGSPNGRIYVSKAQEVVSNMIAKGSAIRQDAVNKAKAFDEKHQLRATASARVTSFDKRVGLTDKITVGISAVNEKVKSVDQRLQVSDKTMAAILAAERKLNDTGSAVKSSRYVTAGAAWFNGAFSKVTKVGHVAGMKTREKFSTAMSNLTAKDPIAA from the exons ATGCAG CAGAGTAAAACAGTAAAGGTAGACAACTTATCAGATCTAGCAACTCAAAGGGAAATTTATGATTTTTTCTCATTTTCTGGTGATATTGAACACATTGagatctgcag TGAATCAGGTCAATCTAAGACAGCTTTTGTTACCTTTACTGAAGAAAAAGCCCTAGAAATTGCCTTGTTACTCTCT GGAGCAACTCTTGTGGATCGCATTGTGACGATATCTCTTGCAGAAAACTATGTTGTGAAGCCTGAGATG GAAGTAAAAATTGTTGAGAATGCTTCAAGAACAGCTGATGCAGAAGATACGTCATTAAATGCCGAG TTTAAATCTGGCTCACCCAATGGAAGGATATATGTTAGTAAAGCTCAAGAGGTTGTTTCCAATATGATAGCTAAAGGTTCGGCCATCAGGCAAGATGCTGTAAACAAGGCAAAAGCATTCGATGAGAAGCATCAGCTGAGGGCTACTGCATCTGCCAGGGTTACTTCTTTTGATAAAAGAGTTGGACTAACTGATAAAATCACTGTCGGAATTTCGGCTGTCAATGAGAAAGTGAAGTCTGTAGATCAAAGGCTTCAGGTCTCTGACAAAACAATGGCAGCCATACTTGCAGCTGAGAGGAAGTTAAACGACACAGGATCAGCTGTAAAGTCAAGCAG GTATGTTACTGCAGGAGCAGCGTGGTTCAATGGTGCTTTCAGTAAGGTCACTAAGGTTGGACATGTCGCTGGTATGAAAACTCGAGAGAAATTCAGCACAGCTATGTCAAATCTTACTGCAAAG GATCCAATAGCTGCATAA
- the LOC141606864 gene encoding binding partner of ACD11 1 isoform X2: MQSKTVKVDNLSDLATQREIYDFFSFSGDIEHIEICSESGQSKTAFVTFTEEKALEIALLLSGATLVDRIVTISLAENYVVKPEMEVKIVENASRTADAEDTSLNAEFKSGSPNGRIYVSKAQEVVSNMIAKGSAIRQDAVNKAKAFDEKHQLRATASARVTSFDKRVGLTDKITVGISAVNEKVKSVDQRLQVSDKTMAAILAAERKLNDTGSAVKSSRYVTAGAAWFNGAFSKVTKVGHVAGMKTREKFSTAMSNLTAKDPIAA; encoded by the exons ATGCAG AGTAAAACAGTAAAGGTAGACAACTTATCAGATCTAGCAACTCAAAGGGAAATTTATGATTTTTTCTCATTTTCTGGTGATATTGAACACATTGagatctgcag TGAATCAGGTCAATCTAAGACAGCTTTTGTTACCTTTACTGAAGAAAAAGCCCTAGAAATTGCCTTGTTACTCTCT GGAGCAACTCTTGTGGATCGCATTGTGACGATATCTCTTGCAGAAAACTATGTTGTGAAGCCTGAGATG GAAGTAAAAATTGTTGAGAATGCTTCAAGAACAGCTGATGCAGAAGATACGTCATTAAATGCCGAG TTTAAATCTGGCTCACCCAATGGAAGGATATATGTTAGTAAAGCTCAAGAGGTTGTTTCCAATATGATAGCTAAAGGTTCGGCCATCAGGCAAGATGCTGTAAACAAGGCAAAAGCATTCGATGAGAAGCATCAGCTGAGGGCTACTGCATCTGCCAGGGTTACTTCTTTTGATAAAAGAGTTGGACTAACTGATAAAATCACTGTCGGAATTTCGGCTGTCAATGAGAAAGTGAAGTCTGTAGATCAAAGGCTTCAGGTCTCTGACAAAACAATGGCAGCCATACTTGCAGCTGAGAGGAAGTTAAACGACACAGGATCAGCTGTAAAGTCAAGCAG GTATGTTACTGCAGGAGCAGCGTGGTTCAATGGTGCTTTCAGTAAGGTCACTAAGGTTGGACATGTCGCTGGTATGAAAACTCGAGAGAAATTCAGCACAGCTATGTCAAATCTTACTGCAAAG GATCCAATAGCTGCATAA